From the genome of Pseudomonas hamedanensis:
AAGTGAAGGGCAAAAACTGCTGGCGCAACTCAACACCGCCCGCAGCCAGCCGCGCCAATGCGGCGCTCAGGCGTTTGCCGCGGCGGCCCCGCTGGCCTGGAACGCGACATTGGCCACCGTCGCCCAGGATCACAGCCGCGACATGGCCAATAAAAATTACCTCGACCACAAGGACGGCGACGGCCGCACTCCGGGCGACCGCGCCGAACTCGCCGGCTACAGCGGGCAGCTGGTCGGCGAGAACATCGCCGCTGGGCAAGACAGCGCCAACAAGGTCGTCGAAGGCTGGCTCGCCAGCCCCGGCCACTGTGCGAACCTGATGAACCCGCAGTACAAAGAACTCGGCGCGGCGTATGCGACCGACCCGAAGAGCAATGCCGGCATTTACTGGACGGCAATGTTCGGCGCGCAGTGACCACCCTCATCGACGCCGTCAATCACTCGGTCAGCCAGAGTGATTGGACGGCACGACGAGCGCCCCTTACCCTGCGCAGTCTGCGCCCGATACCGGCGTCCAACACCCACGAGGCGGCCTATGACAGAGCGTGCATTGATCGATGGTTACAACCGCCGCGTCGACTATTTGCGCCTGTCGGTCACCGACCGCTGTGATTTTCGCTGCGTCTATTGCATGGCCGAGGACATGCAATTTCTGCCGCGCCAGCAAATCCTCACGCTGGAAGAGCTGTTCCAGGTCGCGCAAAGCTTCGTCGCCTTGGGCACGCGCAAAATCCGCCTGACCGGCGGCGAACCGCTGATTCGACCCGGCGTCGTGCAACTGTGTGAACAGATCGCCGCCCTGCCCGGCCTGCGTGAATTGTGCCTGACCACCAACGGTTCGCAGTTGGGTCGGCTGGCCAAGCCGTTGTTCGAAGCCGGGGTCAAGCGCCTCAACATCAGTCTCGACAGCCTCGACCCGCAGCGTTTCAAGGAACTGACCCGCACCGGCGACCTGGCGCAGGTCATCGAAGGCATTGATGCCGCGCGCGCTGCCGGCTTCACCCGCACCAAGCTCAACTGCGTGGTGATGCAGGGACGCAACGACCATGAGATCAACGATCTGGTGAGTTTTGCCATCGACCGCGACCTGGATATCTCCTTTATCGAAGAGATGCCGCTCGGGGCGATTGCCGAGCACAGCCGTGCCGAGTCGTTCTATTCCAGCGCGCAGGTTCGCGAGCGTATCGCCGAGCGGTTTACCCTGATCGATTCGGCCGAATCGACCCAAGGGCCTTCGCGCTATTGGCGAGTTGCCGAAGCACCGAACATTCGCCTGGGCTTTATCTCGCCACACAGCCACAACTTCTGCGGCACCTGCAACCGCGTGCGCCTGACCGTCGAAGGTCGCCTGCTGCTGTGCCTGGGCAACGAGCATTCGATGGACCTCAAAGCAGTGTTACGCGCCCATCCCGGCCATCCGGAGCGCCTGGAAAACGCGATCATCGAGGCGATGAAACTCAAGCCGTATCGGCACAACTTCGAAGTCAACGACGACGTGCAGGTGGTGCGGTTCATGAACATGACCGGCGGCTGACCCGCCACGTAACCGGGACCGCGAGATGATCGTAAGACCGAGACCCAATCAGTTCGCCGTACTGTTCACCCTCAAAGGCTCGATCGCCAAACGCATCGCCATGCGCACCCTGATGCTGACGCTGCTGGCGGCGGCGATCGTGCTGATCGAACTTCTTGTGCCGAGCTATTTCGCCAAGATCAACGCGACACCGTTCACTCTGCTCGGCCTGTCGCTGTCGATTTTCCTGAGTTTTCGCAACAACGCCTGTTATGACCGTTGGTACGAGGGGCGCAAAGCCTGGGGCGAGGTGCTGTTGCGCGTGCGCTCGGTGATGCGCGAGACCCAAGGCATCGAAGACGCCAGCCTGCGCGCGCCGCTGTTGCGCAACCTGTGCGGTTTCGCCCATGCGCTGAACGCACGACTGCGCGGCGAAAGCGAGGCGCGGGCCAGTGCCGACTGGGTCAGTCCGCCAATCGATGGGGCTGCGCCGGATCACTGCGGGCAGATCATCCATCAGGTCGGGCGCCAGTGTTCAGCGCTGGAATCGGCTGGCGTACTGTCGCCATGGCGCTATCAGTTGCTGGCCAATCACCTCACCAGCCTGACCCAGGCCCAGGCCGTGTGCGACCGGATCAAGAGCACGCCACTGCCCTTCCCTTACACCCTGCTGCTGCACCGCACGATTTACCTGTTCTGCCTTCTGCTGCCCTTCGCCATGGCAGAATCCCTCGGTTGGCTGACGCCGCTGTTCACGGCGATTGTCAGCTACACCTTCTTCGGCTTCGACGCAATTGCCGACGAACTGGAAGACCCGTTCGGCCGCGATGAAAACGACCTGCCGACCGACGCATTGGTGCGGACGCTGGAGCGCGACGTGCTGTACGAACTTGGCGTGTCGCCGCTGCCGCCCGCGCCGCAACCGGACGACTACGTGCTGCGTTGAATGACACAGCGGCAAGAAACGATAGGGCCCGGCGTGTTCACTCTGGGCCGAGGTGCGGCCATTCGCGAGCAGGCTCGCTCCCACAGTAGAAATGCATTCCAATATGGGAGCTAGCCTGCTCCCACAGTTCAAATGCATTCAATGTGGGAGCGAGCCTGCTCGCGAAAAAGGCAACTCGGTCAATCAGACCAAATGCAGCAAGCGCCATCGGCAAATCTCCCGTTTACACGCCGGCAAATTCCCCCTTACTATCCGGGCACACCGGTCGCCGGGTTCGCCCTGCTGCCGACGCTTTCCGCCAACGGAAATACGCGTTATGAGTACGTCACCACAACAACCCCAAAGGTTGAACGTCTCTGCCATACGCGCCCACTGCAACAGGGGCCGCGTATGAACCGCATCGTCAATCTGCCCATGGCCCTGCGCCGCTCCAAACTGCGTCACTCCGCACGCCCGCCGGATATCGCCTGCTGATTTCTGTCAGTCAGTAAAGATCCATTGTGGCGAGGGAGCTTGCTCCCGCCGGACTGCACAGCAGTCCCCAGCCCTTGAATCATAAAGCGAGAGCCGCTTCGCGCCTCAGCGCAAACAAGCGCCCTCGCCACAGGTTCTGTGTCACCCCTGACTGATATCCACTCGAAATACCTGCCGGGACGCCTTCCAATGAGTCCGGCCCGAATCTGCGCGCCTGTGCGGCGCCATCGTGAGTGAACATTATGAAATTCGCAGCCATTGAAGACGCACGTCAGTTTCTTGAGCAGAACCCCGACATCGACATGATCGAGCTGTTTATCCTCGATGCCAACGGCGTGCCGCGCGGCAAGCTGTTGCACCGCGAAGAACTGCTCGCGGTCTATGAAAGCGGTCGGCCGTTGCCGAGCACCATCCTTGGCCTGACCGTTCAGGGTGAAGACGTGGAAAACTCCGGGCTGGTCTGGGACGTTGGCGATATCGACTGCCGCGCCTATCCGCTGGAAGGCAGTCTGGTGCGCCTGCCATGGCGGCGGATTCCGACCGCGGCGGTGCAGGTCAGCATGCACCCGACCGAGGGCCTGCCAGCGAGCATCGCCGACCCTCGCCATCTGCTGATCAAAGTGATCGACGCGCTCAGGGCCGAGGGCTATCACCCGGTGATGGCCTGCGAACTGGAGTTTTATCTGCTCGATGCGAAACGCGATCACAACGGCCGACCGCAACCGGCGCTCGATGCTGACGGTGGCCGCCCGCGACACACGCAAGTCTACGGTCTGCGCGAACTGGAGCAGATCGAGCCGTTCCTCGCCGACCTCTACAGCGCCTGCAAACTGCACGGCATTCCGGCGCGCACGGCGATTTCCGAATACGCACCGGGCCAAGTGGAAATCACCCTCGAACATGGCGAGGCACTGGCAGCAATGGATCAGGCGGTGCGCTACAAACGTCTGGTCAAAGCCGTGGCGCACAAGCACGGCATGCAAGCGACGTTCATGGCCAAGCCGTTCGATGATCTGGCCGGCACCGGCATGCACATGCACGTCAGCCTTGCCGACGGCGAGGGCCGAAATCTGTTTGCGTCCGAAGACCCGGCCGGCACCCCGCTGCTGCGCACAGCAATTGGCGGCATGCTCGCCTCACTGCTTGATTCGCTGCTGCTGTTCTGTCCGAACGCCAATTCCTACCGGCGTTTTCAAGCCAACAGCTACGCACCACTGGCACCGACCTGGGGCGTCGACAACCGCACCGTGAGCCTGCGCGTGCCGGGTGGCCCGGCCCCCACGCGACACATCGAACACCGCATCTGCGGCGCCGATGCCAACCCGTATCTGGCGGCAGCGGCGATTCTTGCCGGCATTCATCGGGGCATTCGTGAGGAGCTGGATCCGGGTGCACCGGTCGAGGGCAATGGATATGCGCAGGCGAAAGAGCTGCTGCCGACCGATTGGCTGACGTCGTTGCAGGCGCTGGAAAATTCCGCGTGGGCGCGGGAGGCGTTGGGGCAGGAATTTCTTGGGGTGTATCTGGCGGTGAAGCGTGCCGAGTATCGGCAGTTCATGGCTGAGGTGGGTGAGCAGGATTGGCGCTGGTATCTGACCGAGGCCTGAGTATTCACCAGCCCCCTGTAGGAGTGAGCCTGCTCGCGATGGCGGTGTGTCAGATAGCTGATTTTTTGACTGACACCGCCATCGCGAGCAGGCTCACTCCTACAAGGGACCGTGTACACCCTGAATTTATGTGGACCCAACATGACTATTCGCTGCAATTCCTACTACACCGCCACCCTCAACCAGGACACCGACTACCCGACCCTGCAAGGTCGGCACAAAGTTGATGTGGTGATCATCGGCGGCGGTTTCACCGGTGTCGCCACGGCCGTGGAACTGGCCGAAAAAGGCCTGAAAGTCGCCATCGTCGAAAGCCATAAAATCGGCTGGGGCGCCACCGGGCGCAATGGCGGGCAAGTCACCGGCAGCCTGTCCGGCGACGGCGCGATGCGCAAACAGATGCGCGCGACACTCGGTGATGACGTCGATGATTTCATTTGGCACCTGCGCTGGCGCGGGCATGAAATCATTCGTCAGCGCGTGGAAAAATACGCGATCCAGTGCGACCTCAAACACGGCCATCTGCACGCGGCGTACAAGCCGAGCCACATGAGCGACCTGCGCAAGGATTACGCAGAAGCAGTGCGTCGCGGTCTGGGTGACGAAGTCAGCCTGCTTGACCGCAGTCAGGTCCGCGACCTGCTGCAAAGCGACCTGTATCACGGCGCAATCAAGAACACCCGCAACCTGCATCTGCACCCGCTTAACCTGTGCATCGGTGAAGCCCGGGCGGCGCACAGTCTCGGCGCGCTGATCTTTGAAAACAGCGAAGTGCTGGAGATCATTCACGGCGATAAACCCGGGGTGAGAACGGCCCACGGCCGGATCGACGCCAATCAGGTGATGCTCGCCGGCGACGTCTATCACAAGCTCGAACCCGCCCAGCTCAAGGGCAAGATTTTCCCGGCCATGGGTGGCATCGTCACCACCGCGCCGCTCGGCGAGCTGGCCCGGCAGATCAACCCCGAAGACCTCGCGGTGTACGACTGCCGCTTCGTCCTCGACTATTACCGGCTCACCGCCGATGGTCGTCTGCTGTTCGGTGGCGGCGCCAACTACAGCGGCAAGGATTCACGGGACATCGCTGCCGAATTGCGCCCGTGCATCGAGCGCACCTTCCCGGCGCTCAAGGGCGTGCAGATCGATTATCAATGGAGCTGCGCCATGGGCATTGTGATCAACCGTATTGCGCAACTGGGCAAGCTGTCGGATAACGTCTGGTATTGCCAGGGCTACTCGGGGCACGGCATCGCCACGACGCACATCATGGGTGAAATCATGAGCCGGGCGATTACCGGGCAGATGGAGCAGTTCGACACGTTCGCCGCGTGCCAGCATATTCGCGTGCCGATGGGCGATCTGCTTGGCAACCCGTTGCTGGCGGCGGGGATGTGGTATTACCAGATGCTTGAGCGGTTACGCTGAATTCACTGGCCTCATCGCGAGCAGGCTCACTCCTACATTGGGTTTGTGAACGACACAACCCCCCTGTGGGAGCGGGCTTGCTCGCGAAGAGGCCCTCAAACTCAACACGAAATCTCAATCCGGCAACTGCTCCACCACAATCCCCAACCGCCGATAATCCTCCACACTCCCCGACCCCAGATGCAGCTCTGTAATCAGCCTGTGCAGACGCGTACACGGCGCCACCACAAACGGTTCCACTGCGCCCAGCTTGTCCGCCGTGGTCACTGCAATCACCTGCGTCGCGCCGTTGAGCATCGCCTGTTTTATCGGCACTTCATCGAAATGCAGCGAGGTGATCCCCACTTCAGGATGGATCGCACAAACCCCGGTAATAGCCAGATCAGCCTTGATGCCCGCCAGCAATCGCAGCGCCTCCTGACCGCTCGCCGACATCGAGTGTGGATTCAATTCCCCGCCGGCCAGAATCACTTTCACGCCTTTGTATTCGGACAGCGCAATCGCCGTCAACGGTGAAGCGGTCACGGCCGTGATGCGGATTTCAGCGGGTAACGAGCGCGCCACCTGCAAGGTGGTCGAACCGGAATCGAACAGCACAATCTGCCCGTCCTTGATGTGCTGCGCCGCCAGTTGCGCCAGGCGCACTTTGACCTCGTCGGTCTCATCCAGGCGGGTGAAGTAATCCTTGCCGGAGTCCTTGGGTCGCGGCAACGCCCCGCCATGCACGCGCTGCACCAGTCCGGCGTTGTCCAGTTCGGCAAGGTCGCGGCGGATGGTGTCTTCGGACACCGCAAAATGCTGGCTCAGCTCGGAGGCCATGACCTTGCCGTCGCGCTCAAGCAGCAAAAGGATTTTCTGCCGACGCAGGGAAGGCAATTCGGCGATGGAATGATCGTGCATGGTTATGCCTGTTTGTGCTTGTAGTTGCAGGTTTCGCTGAGACTAGCGAAAGCCTCAGGTAAATACAAACGCAGCGGCTATCAATGATTTTGATCATTGGAATCGACAAGGCGAATTTTTTCTTTGCGCTTCGCCTGTTCACAATGGCCTCACTCTTAAAGCCTCAGGATGAACAACTGATGAATCTCAATTTCGCCTTCGCGTGCATGATCGTCGTGTCGTTCGCGATTGCCCTCGGCCACGCCTGACAGCGCGTCAGACCGAGGCCAGCAATTGCTCACGCAACCATTTGTGCGCCGGATCGCGGTGCACACGTTCAGCCCAAAACATCGCCATTTCATAGCCTGGTACTGACAACGGCGCATCGACTACTTGCAGCGCCGGATTGCCGCGCACCAGGCGTGACGGCAGCATCGCCACCAGATCGGTGCTGGCCAGCACCGACATCGCCATCAGAAAGTGCGGTACCGACAGCACCACTTTGCGCGCCAGTCCGACCTCGGCCAGCGCCTTGTCGGTCACGCCGAAAAAGCCCCCGCCCTCGCGCGACACCAGCACATGTTCCAGCGCGCAGAACTGCTCGCGGCTGGGCGCTTGGGTCAATCCCGGATGGCCGATGCGCCCGGCCAGCACATAGTGTTCGGTGAACAGCGGCCGCCGATGCAGCTCCGGCGGCGCATCTTCGCTGATGTGCAGGGCCAGATCGAACACGCCCTGCTCGGCCTGCTTGACCATCTGCGCCGGCGTCAGATCTATGATCGCCAGCCGTGTGCCCGGCGCCTGTTCGCGCAAATGGCTGAGCGCCGGCAGCACGACGGTGGACTCGCCGTAGTCGGTCGCGGCGATTTTCCAACTGTGCGTCGCCTGCGCTGGGTCAAACGCACTGGCCGGCGCCACCGCCCTCTCCAACGCCTCCAACGCTTCACGCAGCGGCTCGCGCAATTCATCGGCGCGGGCTGTCGGGCGCATGCCTCTGGGGCCGGGCAATAACAGCGGATCATTGAAGATCTCGCGCAACCGCGCCAAATGCACGCTCACCGACGGCTGCGACAAGTGCAGGCGCTGCGCCGCGCGTGTGACGTTGTGCTCGACCAGCAGCACATCGAGCGTCAGCAGCAGATTGATATCCAGGCGTCTCAAATTATTCATGGCTATACCAGACATATCAGACATTCATTTCAAATATACCGGGCGAGCGCCGATCCTGCAGTCATCCAACTCAAGGAGCACGCGACATGAACGTATTACTGGTCTACGCCCACCCTGAATCGACTTCGCTCAACGGCTCACTGCGCGACTTCACCGTCCAGCGCCTGCAAGCCGCCGGCCACACCGTGCAGGTCTCCGACCTCTACGCGATGAAGTGGAAACCGGTGCTCGACGCCGACGACGCACCGCAGCGCGACCCATCGCAACCCTTCCACGCCTCGCTCGATTCCAAACGCGCCTACGCCGACGGCACCCAGGCCGCCGACATCGCCCGCGAGCAAGACAAACTGCTGTGGGCAGACGCGCTGATTCTGCAATTCCCGATGTGGTGGTTCAGCATGCCGGCGATTCTCAAAGGCTGGTTTGACCGCGTCTACGCTTACGGCTTTGCCTACGGCGTCGGCGAACACTCCGACAGCCGCTGGGGCGAGCGTTACGGCGAAGGCAAAATGAAGGGCAAACGGGCGATGCTGCTCGTCACGACCGGCGGCTGGGAATCGCATTACAGCCCACGCGGGATTAACGGGCCGATGGATGATCTGCTGTTTCCGATCCAGCACGGGATTCTGTATTACCCGGGGTTTGAAGTGGTGCCGCCGTTCGTGGTGTATCGCACCAGTCGCATGGACGAAGCACGCTATGCCGAGACCACCGCTGAACTGGGGCTGCGCCTGGACGAATTGTGGAGTGCCCGGCCGATCGGGTTTCGGCAACAGAATGGCGGGGAGTATGAGATTCCGGCGTTGACGTTGAAGGATGACATAGCACCGGACCTGGAAGGCTTTTCAGCGCACATCCGCTGAAGAACACCACTTCTGTGGCAAGGGAGCTTGCTCCCGCTGAAGCGAACACCGCTTCTGTGGCGAGGGAGCTTGCTCCCGCTCGGCGACGCAGTCGTCGCAAATCCTGCCACCGAGTATCGACGTATCAGGATTTGGGGCCGCTTCGCAGCCCAGCGGGAGCAAGCTCCCTCGCCACAAATCAGACTTCTTCGCGCACCCGCCGCATCTGTACCCACAACGCCGGGGCAAAATGCAGCAACACCATCCGGCTCAGATGATGCGTCAGGATAAACACCACGTTCAGCCCACCCCCAAACGCGACAATCGCAATCGTCTCGATCGCGCCCGGCATGTACGCCAGCCACAGCGACAGCGGATCACTGCCCAGCCAGCGCGCTGCGACTTCGGCAAATACCGCTGCGACGACAATCATCAAACCTACCGAGACGAAAGCTGTGCGGCCATGTCGCGCCAGTTCCGCGATGCCGAGTCCCTGAAACCGTGCGCCTATGCGCACGCCGAGAATCAGTGCGGCCAGATTCAGGCTCCACTCCGGCATGTGAAAGCCATGCAGCCATCCCGACTTCACAAACACAGCGGTGACGAGAATTGCGGTGAGCATGAACGGCGCCGGGACGCCGATTGCCAGCAGCAGGCGTCCGAGCAATACGCTCAAAGCAATGACCGAGAACGCGGTCAGCGCCATGCCTGTGGTCAGTGGGTCGTTGGCGACCTCGGCCGCCGCTGTGTGTCCGGGGATCAGCAAACTCACCAGCACGGTGATCAACAGCAGCCGCATCAGGTGCACGATGATGACTTTGCTTGAGGCCTTTTCCGACTCAAGCAAATCGAACACTGCGGCCAATGCGCCGGGATAAACCGCCAGCAGTGCGTCGGTGCGATTCCAGCCGGCGCCACGTGTGAGCCACCATCCGGCCAACGCGATCTGTACAGTCAGGCAGATCAGCAGCACGCCAAGGCTGGGCAACATCGTTGAGGCCGTTTCGCTGTGCCAGGCGCCGAACATCAGCCCGGTGGCGATGCCCAGTGTGACCTGAATGTAGCCCAGCCCATAAGGGGTTGCCGGGGCGATGCCGGTCTTACTGGCGAACAACGCGGTAACGACAATCGAGCCCAACAGCAGGCCGTGGGGTACGCCTTCGAACTGCAACAACGCGCCGAAAGCGGCAGCAATCAACAAACACAAAACGGATTTCATAGTCGCCTTCCTAGCTATTCAACTGACACACCCCTATCCATTGTGGGAGCGAGCCTGCTCGCGAAAGCGTCTCACCAGTCACTGATGAATAACTGATCTGCCGCATTCGCGAGCAGGCTCGCTCCCACAGGGAACCCCGCACGCCTTACATACGCAACCGCGCCATCGCCCGCCGATATTTCTCGACCCGCTCCAGATCCTCCCAGCTCGGCGAGGCGATCCGCGAGAGATCGCTGTTCTCTTCCAGATCCGCCAGCTTCACCACCCGCCCGATCGCGTTCTGCGCGGCGCGGTCGACAAAATCGTCGTAAGACTCGCCGGGCGCCTTGGTCACCGATGCGATGGCCGTCAGCACCTCTTCGCTGAAACCTTCCCGGCGCAAGTCATCGAGATTGACGCCGCAATCCTCGACCACATCGTGCAGCACGGCGACGATGCGTTCTTCCAGCGTGGCCATGCGCATCATGACTTTCAGCGGATGCAGAATGTACGGCGCGCCGCCCTTGTCCACTTGCCCGGCATGGGCCGTGGCGGCAATGGCGATGGCGCGTTCGAGGGTTTGAACCATGGGAATTCTCCGGGGTTTAGATGCCGTAGCGGCCGCCGACGCGGATGTTGCGCTTGAACCAGTGGCCGATGGCTTTCAGGCGTCCAACGGGCTTGTTTGGTTGCTGATGGCGCTGGAGGATCAAAGCCACCAGCGTGGCCTGATCGGCCTGCGGATGGGCATCGATCAACTCGGCCACCCAGGCGCAATCGGCCTTCTTCAAGTGTTCGCGCCATTCGCCGGGCCAGGCGTCGAGTTCATCGCGCGCCAAAAACCGCGCACCGCCGTGCTCCATGTGCCCGCCGCCCATGGACTGCTCAAAGCAAAACGGCGTGTCCGGCTGGCCTGGATCGATATGGAACAGGTAGATATCGTGGAAGGGCTGTTGTGAGCTGGGCGCATTGTTGCGGCGGCCGATTTCGATCATGACGATGTTCCAATCCGTGGGGCGCTGAAGGTGTCCGATTGTTTTGCAGTGTACGCGAACGGCGCCGCCTGGAAACCCGATTGAACCTGGCGCGCCACCGCGATCTCGAAAGCAGACAAGCGCCCAGTCACCGATCAGACGCGGCGCCATTGGAGAGGAAACTGCCGATGAACACCCGACTGCTGCTCCTGATCGCCGCGTTTTGCGTTATTCCCACCTGCGTCATGGCCGAAGGCTGCGACGTCCAGACCCGCTCCTCCAGCGCCTCGGTGCCGGCTGTGGAAACCCACAGTTGCTACGAGTACGAAGGCGTGCCCGTAGACTCGATCAACTGGTCGTGCAGCAACGAAACCAAAGACACCCTCAATGCGACCAAGAAAAAAGTCGAACGCTGCGACGATCACTACCAGGCCACCTGCACTGCCCGCCTCACCCAGGAATCCCTGGCCAACCCGCACTCGACCAGCAAAGACAAAAGCGCCAAACCGCTGAACCTGCCTGACAACGCGCATGTGACCACGTACTACTACGACGCCGAACATTTGGCTCAGGCCAGGATTGATTGTGAAAACGGTGGCGGACAGTGGAAGGCGAAGTGATCGCCGAGTGGATGTTTGCGCAGGACTGAAACCCCGGCTGACCGCGTTGGGATTCTGAAAGATTCGTAGGAAAACACACTGAGTGTCGAGGGAGCTTGCTCCCACTGGGCTACGAAGCAGTCCCGGAGTGGGCTAATCCCTTTCATCAGCGAGCGTGCGATTGTCGGATTACGCCGCCTGCGTCGCCAAACGGGGCGGTATTTTTCGTCTGCGCGGCGGGTTTTACGTCCTACAGGCCGGTTGCGACAAGCGAAAACGCGACCTACAGTGAGCCGCCGCTGACCGCTGTCACCCTATGGATCGCAGCAAACGGAAGGTGTTGCTTACCGATGAAAGGACCCGCTAATGGCCGTACATAAACCGCTTCACCATTACGCCCACATGTCCCACCCCGCCACCGAACGCCCCGTGCTGCTCATCGACGCCGACGCCCCGTTGCGCGATCTCCACGCCTGCCTTGCCGAGCGCCTCAACGCCGTCCTCAAATACCTCGACCTGATCGCCTGCACCAGCCTGCCAGACTATGCCGAAAACGACATTAATACCGTGACCAATATCGCCCGGATCATGGTGCAGGACGTCAGTGATGTGTTTCGGGTGATTGAGCGGCGGGGGCTTGCCGATTAGTGAGTCAAAACGAAGAAACCGCGATTACGCGGTTTCTTAGGGTTCGCCAATTTGCGAAAACGGCGGAAGGAATCCAACAGCTTCGCTTTAAAAGTTCGCCGGCGTATTCGCGCTGATAATCTCAGCCTCATCCGCGCCAATATTGCGAAACTTGTGCGGCAGCGTCGTCGGGAAGTAATAGCCATCCCCGGCATTCAACACACTCACCTGCCCGTCTACTGTCAGCTCCACGGTGCCACGGGTGACCAGTCCGCACTCTTCGCCTTCAGCATGCACGATCGGCTCTTCGCCGGAGCTTGCGCCCGGTGCGTATTGCTCGCGCAGCAGGCGCATCTGCCGGCTGGGGACGGAGGCGCCGATCAGCAGCAGGCGCAGGCCGTGGCGGCCGAGGTCGGGTTGTTCGTTGGCGCGGAAGACGTATTGGTGCTCGCGCGGGGGCTGGTCGAAGGTGAA
Proteins encoded in this window:
- a CDS encoding fructose-bisphosphate aldolase, whose product is MAVHKPLHHYAHMSHPATERPVLLIDADAPLRDLHACLAERLNAVLKYLDLIACTSLPDYAENDINTVTNIARIMVQDVSDVFRVIERRGLAD
- a CDS encoding cupin domain-containing protein, which gives rise to MDTGSRLKLVRESYKLSQRELARRSGVTNATISLIEQNRVSPSVSSLKKLLEGIPMSLADFFTFDQPPREHQYVFRANEQPDLGRHGLRLLLIGASVPSRQMRLLREQYAPGASSGEEPIVHAEGEECGLVTRGTVELTVDGQVSVLNAGDGYYFPTTLPHKFRNIGADEAEIISANTPANF